In the Juglans microcarpa x Juglans regia isolate MS1-56 chromosome 6D, Jm3101_v1.0, whole genome shotgun sequence genome, one interval contains:
- the LOC121236074 gene encoding zinc finger protein ZAT4-like: MERHKCKLCFRTFANGRALGGHMKAHLANLPLPPKPQQLGGPTEPALSSSSSSGEEQEEDQSLGEEAEDKALIYGLRENPKKSFRLADPEFSFAVDAGSVVQDRESETESKNPTRQRSKRNRKPGVSEIQSQNLEMKKPKPSSSLVDSPELLSSVSDTSPEEDVAMCLMMLSRDIWMRNNEEQDEEQGKQVQRSVKVKVRESEEIKIRKVRGKHRCEKCKKTFRSFQALGSHKTICCRDETGNDRNERIFECPFCDKVFGSGQALGGHKRSHLLGSSSTTTTTTTTIVTNAATSSPLKSETSAIDLNLPAPVEEDVFSVVSDA; this comes from the coding sequence ATGGAGAGGCACAAATGCAAGCTCTGCTTCAGGACTTTTGCTAATGGCAGAGCGTTGGGTGGTCACATGAAGGCTCATTTGGCCAACCTGCCTCTTCCTCCAAAGCCACAGCAACTCGGTGGCCCTACTGAGCCAGccttatcttcatcttcttcctcgggtgaagaacaagaagaggatCAAAGCCTCGGAGAAGAAGCTGAGGACAAAGCTTTGATTTATGGGTTGAGAGAAAATCCCAAGAAAAGCTTCAGACTTGCAGATCCTGAGTTCTCTTTTGCAGTCGATGCTGGGTCTGTGGTCCAGGATAGGGAGAGCGAGACCGAGTCAAAGAACCCAACTCGCCAACGATCCAAGCGGAATCGGAAACCGGGTGTGTCGGAGATTCAGAGTCAGAACTTGGAAATGAAGAAGCCAAAGCCCAGTTCCAGTTTGGTCGACTCGCCCGAGCTGCTGAGTTCGGTTTCTGATACTTCTCCAGAAGAAGATGTTGCTATGTGCCTGATGATGCTTTCGAGGGATATATGGATGAGAAACAACGAAGAGCAAGATGAAGAACAAGGTAAACAAGTACAAAGATCGGTCAAAGTTAAGGTTCGGGAATCAGAGGAGATCAAAATTAGGAAGGTTCGAGGGAAGCATCGGTGCGAGAAATGCAAGAAAACGTTTCGATCCTTTCAAGCACTGGGCAGTCACAAAACGATTTGCTGCAGAGATGAAACGGGTAATGATAGGAATGAGAGAATCTTTGAATGCCCATTTTGTGACAAAGTGTTTGGGTCTGGACAAGCACTTGGTGGCCACAAGAGATCTCACCTCTTGGGTTCTTcttcaacaacaacaaccaCAACTACAACAATTGTCACAAATGCTGCTACTTCAAGTCCTTTGAAATCGGAGACAAGTGCCATAGATCTCAACTTGCCTGCTCCGGTGGAAGAAGATGTTTTTAGTGTGGTCTCAGATGCATAA